The Shewanella sp. MTB7 genome includes a window with the following:
- a CDS encoding LysR family transcriptional regulator, whose protein sequence is MKEFDFNLLTVLEVLLEEKSVTSAAARLHLSQSAVSKQLGRLRETFNDKLFERTSHGLRPTPKALALAPELRQVLNQVSQLTRPSEFEPELSQRKFRIHMVETAYSLTYPHFMPELLQLAPNIKLDSQTWHLDSMAMLLRCEIDLGIACREWDNRSLLHMNDVPDELECVELLCDHPVCLVSNKHPLLQEPWNLETFLKYRHLQVTFGGIEHWLLDDVLKVEHLHRDIAVNMTDFNSAMHLCEQSELMLCCPAKYASQMSQNYALTTLEIPTHLVPGAYVLFWHKHFNFDPSHTWLRELISSRTIAHHQANPL, encoded by the coding sequence TTGAAAGAATTTGACTTTAATCTACTCACAGTGCTGGAGGTTCTACTCGAAGAGAAGAGTGTCACCTCTGCAGCTGCTCGCTTACATTTGAGTCAATCTGCAGTGAGCAAACAGTTAGGAAGGTTGCGCGAAACATTCAATGACAAACTGTTTGAACGCACATCACATGGATTAAGGCCTACACCTAAGGCCCTAGCCCTAGCTCCAGAGCTCAGACAGGTACTTAATCAGGTATCTCAGCTTACCCGCCCCAGTGAATTTGAACCTGAATTAAGCCAAAGAAAATTTCGCATTCACATGGTTGAAACTGCTTACTCACTAACCTACCCTCATTTTATGCCTGAGTTGCTTCAACTTGCTCCCAACATAAAACTCGATAGTCAGACTTGGCATCTTGATAGCATGGCGATGCTTCTTCGGTGTGAAATCGATCTGGGGATTGCCTGTCGGGAATGGGATAATCGTTCCCTGCTCCATATGAATGATGTGCCCGACGAGCTTGAATGTGTGGAACTACTGTGTGATCACCCCGTTTGTTTAGTCAGTAACAAACACCCTCTACTGCAGGAACCTTGGAATTTAGAGACGTTTTTAAAATATCGTCACCTTCAAGTTACCTTTGGCGGTATCGAACATTGGCTACTTGATGATGTATTAAAGGTTGAGCATCTACATCGAGATATCGCTGTCAATATGACCGACTTCAACAGTGCTATGCACCTTTGTGAGCAAAGTGAACTGATGCTCTGTTGCCCAGCAAAGTATGCATCTCAAATGAGTCAAAACTATGCTCTGACCACATTAGAGATCCCCACTCACCTCGTTCCTGGTGCCTACGTGCTTTTTTGGCATAAACACTTTAATTTTGATCCCAGTCATACTTGGCTAAGGGAGTTAATCTCGAGCCGCACCATAGCCCATCATCAGGCCAACCCGCTGTAA
- a CDS encoding aldolase, with translation MTSLTQSKNDLILDSHNKMNEFLSIPDWSTTEKLALTCRILFDAGHDSGLAGQITARASEPNCYYTQQLGLGFDEISASNLLLVDQDLNRLSGQGMPNPANRFHTWVYKEHPEINCIIHTHPFHIATLSMLEQPLVVSHMDTCPLFDDCAFLADWPGIPVGNEEGVMISSALGDKRALFLAHHGLLVTGHTVEEALMLAHLIERAAKMQLAAMSAGTIQPIKPELAKEAHDWISTEKRYQAFFAYYARRALRSHADCLK, from the coding sequence ATGACAAGTTTAACCCAATCAAAAAATGATTTAATTCTTGATTCACATAATAAAATGAATGAGTTTTTATCCATACCAGACTGGAGCACAACGGAAAAACTGGCACTCACCTGCCGCATTCTATTCGATGCTGGCCATGATTCTGGTCTAGCTGGGCAGATCACTGCGCGTGCCAGTGAACCCAATTGCTACTACACCCAACAACTCGGCTTAGGCTTTGATGAGATCAGTGCTTCGAATCTACTGTTAGTCGATCAGGACTTAAACCGCCTTTCAGGGCAAGGCATGCCTAATCCAGCCAACCGTTTCCATACTTGGGTCTATAAAGAGCACCCTGAAATCAACTGTATTATTCACACTCACCCTTTCCATATAGCGACACTATCTATGCTAGAGCAACCTTTGGTTGTTTCTCATATGGACACTTGCCCTCTGTTTGATGACTGTGCTTTTCTGGCCGATTGGCCAGGGATCCCTGTGGGTAACGAAGAAGGGGTGATGATCTCATCGGCACTTGGGGATAAACGTGCATTATTTTTGGCCCACCACGGATTACTTGTCACAGGACACACCGTTGAGGAAGCGCTCATGTTGGCACATTTAATAGAACGTGCAGCCAAAATGCAGCTTGCTGCAATGTCAGCGGGCACTATTCAGCCCATAAAACCGGAACTTGCTAAAGAAGCCCATGATTGGATCTCAACCGAAAAACGTTATCAGGCATTTTTTGCTTACTACGCCAGGCGTGCACTACGTTCACATGCAGATTGTTTGAAATAA
- a CDS encoding TIGR02808 family protein, whose translation MSTLESVIWHVLGYSAMPIIILGGFSVVAVASIWILSKTSDK comes from the coding sequence ATGAGTACATTAGAGAGTGTTATATGGCATGTCCTTGGCTACAGCGCCATGCCAATCATTATACTAGGTGGTTTTTCTGTCGTTGCAGTTGCCTCTATTTGGATTCTCTCCAAAACTTCAGATAAGTAA
- the pdxR gene encoding MocR-like pyridoxine biosynthesis transcription factor PdxR has product MKKEKGISLRNWHLSISLDRSLAVSLHLQLVQAVINEVRKGRLLAGTPLPGTRKISDNLGINRKTVVQAFEELLAQGWIETQPRRASFISTKLPLFETNEIALPEQAPFPLSLTESGLEAYALSVSPVKPSKLLFSDGVPDTRLVPFDVLSRAFRRALLLSSRANRLAYDDARGSESLRSAIAEMLRLERGMSVTTEQVCLVRGSQMGIYLSARLLSKHGGCVVMEKLSYPPARAAFESFGLDISYVDQDDDGMSLAALEQICESCEISAVYTTPHHQFPTTSMLSLERRIRLLALSEKYNFIIIEDDYDHEFHFSHKPMLPLASMETAGRVIHIGSLSKILAPGLRLGYMVAPEDFIQRCGQEILLIDRQGNAVTELAVAELMRNGEMKRHIRRALKIYKQRLDHAVERVRKILPMAQFNVPAGGLALWLRFDTAIDMDKLQQDAKELGLLLVLGDLFSGVCEKTHGLRLGYANLNEVEFDQALACLSSAVSKQCQ; this is encoded by the coding sequence ATGAAAAAAGAGAAGGGCATCAGTCTGCGGAATTGGCATTTGAGCATTTCACTCGATAGAAGCTTGGCGGTATCACTGCACCTACAGCTAGTACAAGCTGTGATTAATGAGGTGCGAAAAGGGCGTTTATTGGCCGGAACACCACTACCTGGCACACGTAAAATAAGTGATAACTTAGGGATTAATCGTAAGACAGTAGTGCAAGCATTTGAGGAGTTATTAGCCCAGGGATGGATTGAAACGCAACCAAGACGAGCGTCTTTTATTAGTACAAAATTACCTTTATTTGAGACAAATGAAATAGCTCTACCGGAGCAAGCCCCGTTTCCATTGTCGTTAACTGAATCTGGCCTCGAGGCTTATGCATTGTCGGTGAGCCCCGTTAAACCAAGCAAACTGCTCTTTAGTGACGGAGTCCCTGATACTAGGTTGGTACCTTTTGATGTACTATCCCGTGCTTTTCGACGTGCTTTACTTCTCTCCTCCCGAGCGAACCGTTTGGCGTATGATGATGCGAGGGGAAGTGAGTCGCTGCGAAGTGCTATCGCTGAGATGTTGCGTTTAGAGCGGGGGATGAGTGTCACTACTGAGCAAGTTTGTCTCGTTCGTGGCAGTCAAATGGGCATCTACTTAAGCGCTCGCTTGCTGTCGAAACATGGGGGTTGTGTGGTGATGGAAAAGCTCAGTTATCCGCCGGCCCGAGCGGCATTTGAATCATTCGGACTGGATATCTCCTATGTAGACCAAGATGATGATGGCATGAGTTTAGCAGCCTTAGAACAAATATGTGAGAGCTGTGAAATCAGCGCCGTTTACACTACGCCCCATCATCAATTTCCGACGACCAGTATGTTGTCTCTCGAACGACGGATCCGTCTATTAGCCCTATCTGAGAAATATAATTTCATCATTATCGAAGATGATTACGATCATGAATTTCATTTCTCCCATAAACCAATGCTGCCATTGGCGAGCATGGAAACCGCAGGACGTGTCATCCATATTGGTTCATTATCAAAAATTTTAGCGCCGGGACTGCGCCTAGGCTATATGGTTGCGCCTGAAGATTTTATTCAACGTTGCGGCCAAGAAATCTTACTTATTGATCGGCAAGGCAATGCTGTGACGGAGCTCGCTGTTGCAGAGTTGATGCGTAATGGAGAGATGAAGAGGCATATACGTCGTGCTTTGAAAATATATAAACAACGCCTTGATCATGCGGTTGAGCGTGTGCGGAAGATATTACCTATGGCTCAATTTAATGTCCCTGCTGGTGGCTTAGCTTTATGGCTGCGCTTTGATACGGCAATAGATATGGATAAGTTACAACAAGATGCGAAGGAGCTTGGCTTGTTACTTGTGTTAGGCGATCTCTTTTCAGGAGTATGTGAAAAGACCCATGGATTAAGGTTAGGCTACGCGAATTTGAATGAAGTTGAATTTGATCAAGCATTAGCCTGTTTATCGAGCGCTGTATCGAAACAATGCCAATAA
- a CDS encoding benzoate/H(+) symporter BenE family transporter, producing the protein MKSAGVILNRINIGFIAFLVGFTSSVALIYQAAFNLGADLAMVSSWIFALGIGMGITSIGLSLYYRAPILVAWSTPGAALLITSTNGFSINQTIGAFIVSAVLITLSGMTGWFEKILQRVPQQIASAMLAGILLSFGIDVFNLMGQELYLVFTMLFTYLICKQLMPRFAMLAILIAGISLAWQQGLFIIPKLDWTISSLIFIEPEWNFAAIMNIGIPLFLVTMATQNIPGVAILKAHNYQPPISKLISVTGLMNIVIAPFGGFAINLAAITAAICMSPEADANPHKRYWAAVSAGAFYLFMGATALTLMTLFQAMPQAFILALAGIALFSTIGTSLQHAFVDSEYKEAALMTFLVTASDFSLWNIGSALWGVLAGVITLFIAYLVTKLRRKTATALTND; encoded by the coding sequence ATGAAGAGTGCAGGCGTGATCTTAAATCGAATCAATATCGGTTTTATTGCTTTTCTGGTTGGATTTACCAGTTCGGTCGCCTTGATCTATCAAGCAGCGTTTAACTTAGGTGCCGATTTAGCCATGGTGTCGAGTTGGATTTTTGCACTTGGGATCGGGATGGGCATCACCTCGATAGGCTTATCTCTGTACTATCGAGCCCCTATCTTAGTCGCTTGGTCTACACCCGGAGCCGCACTGCTGATCACCAGCACTAACGGCTTCAGTATCAATCAAACCATCGGTGCTTTCATTGTTTCCGCTGTTCTAATCACACTATCAGGCATGACTGGTTGGTTTGAAAAAATCTTGCAGCGCGTTCCACAACAGATCGCCAGTGCCATGTTAGCTGGGATATTACTTTCCTTCGGAATTGATGTGTTTAACCTGATGGGGCAAGAATTATACTTAGTGTTCACCATGCTGTTCACTTACCTCATCTGTAAACAACTAATGCCCAGATTCGCCATGTTAGCCATCCTTATTGCGGGTATTTCGTTGGCATGGCAACAAGGGTTATTTATTATCCCTAAACTGGATTGGACCATAAGCTCACTTATTTTCATCGAACCAGAGTGGAACTTTGCCGCCATCATGAACATAGGTATTCCATTGTTTCTGGTCACGATGGCAACGCAAAATATACCTGGAGTGGCCATTTTAAAAGCCCACAACTACCAACCTCCTATCTCGAAGTTGATATCCGTTACTGGCCTGATGAATATAGTCATTGCTCCTTTCGGAGGGTTCGCAATTAATTTAGCCGCGATAACAGCAGCTATTTGCATGTCACCTGAAGCGGATGCAAACCCACATAAACGTTACTGGGCAGCTGTTAGCGCTGGTGCTTTTTATCTCTTTATGGGGGCCACTGCTCTCACCTTAATGACGCTGTTTCAAGCCATGCCCCAAGCGTTTATATTGGCTCTTGCTGGAATAGCTCTGTTTTCGACTATAGGAACCAGTTTGCAACATGCTTTTGTCGACTCTGAATATAAAGAGGCAGCCTTAATGACTTTTCTGGTCACTGCGTCGGACTTCAGCTTATGGAATATTGGCTCTGCACTTTGGGGAGTATTGGCAGGGGTCATCACCCTCTTCATTGCTTATCTTGTTACTAAACTCAGGCGTAAAACCGCCACGGCACTCACTAACGATTAA
- a CDS encoding type II secretion system protein, translating into MKTAKGFTLIELVVVIIILGILAVTAAPKFISLSDDANLSVVQGTRGALKDAVTHSHLFWQIHGNGAEAADLPDLHDGSFNFNSTGYPVESGDRLSSGHGVITSPNANMCGRLWNGLLDHSPELDRSGEGNKTGSGNTVFYYSVEGGVFKVNNPVAGTCIYALMGDDAIQIQYDSNTGNVTLIQ; encoded by the coding sequence TTGAAAACAGCTAAGGGGTTTACATTAATTGAGCTGGTGGTTGTTATCATCATTCTTGGCATTTTAGCGGTGACTGCTGCGCCTAAATTTATTTCTCTATCAGATGATGCCAATTTGTCAGTGGTTCAGGGAACCAGAGGAGCGCTAAAAGATGCTGTAACTCATAGCCACCTATTTTGGCAAATACACGGCAATGGGGCTGAAGCAGCAGATCTACCAGATTTACATGATGGTAGCTTCAATTTCAACAGTACAGGTTATCCTGTTGAATCTGGTGACCGTTTAAGTTCGGGTCATGGGGTCATAACAAGCCCAAATGCGAATATGTGTGGTCGTCTATGGAATGGTTTATTGGATCACAGCCCCGAATTGGATCGTTCTGGAGAGGGAAATAAAACAGGTAGTGGTAATACTGTATTTTACTATTCAGTTGAGGGAGGAGTATTTAAAGTAAATAATCCGGTAGCAGGCACCTGTATTTATGCCTTAATGGGCGACGATGCTATTCAGATCCAATACGATAGCAACACAGGTAATGTTACTCTGATCCAATAA
- a CDS encoding D-alanine--D-alanine ligase, producing the protein MSQINLLLLCGGGGDEHAISLMSANFLETSLAKIPKINLLRVELDDQGHYHTHDGKNCELTNRKEIRFADEAQPSWAVDYVIPCIHGFPGETGDIQSYFDLIKLPFFGCDSESSSNCFNKVTAKMWFTALGIPNTPYIFLNEFNEDAITQTTQALENWGSIFIKAASQGSSVGCYRVDSPNDVAATLEQAFSYSPYVIVEKTINARELEVAAYEINGAVVATKPGEIICASNTFYSFDEKYAADSKAETKVIADVSDDIAQQIQAYAIKVFKGMKLSHLSRIDFFLTDENEILLNEINTFPGLTPISMFPKMLENNGDDFTQYLYSNIKSQLA; encoded by the coding sequence ATGAGTCAAATAAACCTACTCTTATTATGTGGCGGCGGCGGAGATGAACATGCTATTTCACTCATGTCGGCAAATTTTCTAGAAACATCACTGGCTAAAATACCAAAGATAAATCTGTTAAGAGTAGAGCTAGATGACCAAGGTCATTACCACACTCATGATGGTAAAAATTGTGAACTCACTAACCGTAAAGAGATCCGTTTTGCCGATGAAGCACAGCCATCCTGGGCTGTTGACTATGTGATCCCTTGCATTCACGGTTTTCCCGGTGAGACCGGTGATATTCAATCTTACTTTGACTTGATCAAGTTGCCCTTCTTTGGCTGTGATTCAGAATCGAGCAGTAACTGTTTCAATAAAGTCACAGCTAAGATGTGGTTCACTGCACTTGGTATTCCAAACACACCTTATATCTTCCTTAATGAATTTAATGAAGACGCTATAACACAAACAACTCAAGCACTTGAGAACTGGGGATCTATCTTTATTAAAGCCGCCTCGCAAGGTTCATCTGTGGGTTGTTACCGTGTAGACAGCCCAAATGATGTTGCCGCAACATTGGAACAAGCCTTTAGCTACTCACCCTATGTTATTGTCGAAAAAACCATTAACGCACGCGAGCTTGAAGTCGCCGCCTATGAGATAAATGGGGCAGTGGTGGCAACTAAGCCCGGTGAAATTATCTGTGCCAGTAACACCTTCTACAGCTTTGATGAGAAATACGCTGCAGACAGTAAAGCAGAGACAAAAGTCATTGCCGATGTCAGCGATGACATAGCTCAACAGATCCAAGCCTATGCCATCAAAGTATTTAAAGGCATGAAATTGAGCCACCTTTCACGCATCGATTTCTTTCTAACCGATGAAAACGAAATATTGCTAAATGAGATCAATACATTCCCTGGTTTAACACCTATCTCTATGTTTCCCAAAATGCTTGAAAATAATGGTGATGACTTTACTCAATACTTATACTCAAACATTAAATCGCAACTAGCTTAA
- a CDS encoding DUF1801 domain-containing protein: MKQDIEDKFAQYPDHVKLVLFDVRSLILDLADEHQLGEVEESLKWGQLSYRVSGGSPVRFDWNAQYPQQFSIFMNCNTKLVDTFRELHSDILVFQGNREIVLKLGEPLPMNTLKQCMFMALTYHRIRNLPLLGA, encoded by the coding sequence ATGAAACAGGATATTGAGGATAAATTTGCGCAATACCCAGATCATGTAAAGCTTGTACTATTTGATGTCAGAAGCCTGATACTTGATCTTGCTGACGAACATCAATTGGGTGAGGTTGAAGAAAGCCTGAAATGGGGTCAGTTGAGTTATCGTGTTAGTGGAGGCAGCCCTGTACGCTTTGATTGGAATGCTCAATATCCACAGCAGTTTTCAATTTTTATGAATTGCAACACTAAGCTGGTTGATACGTTTCGTGAGTTGCATTCAGACATCTTGGTTTTTCAAGGAAACAGGGAGATAGTGCTGAAACTGGGTGAGCCACTGCCAATGAATACATTGAAGCAGTGCATGTTCATGGCGCTCACCTACCACAGGATCAGGAATTTGCCCCTGTTGGGAGCTTAG
- a CDS encoding SRPBCC family protein, with amino-acid sequence MKDIRHRVGIKSSADKIYHLLTTDTGLAQWWTNDVSGAGEISAVIKFRFNGGGPDFTVVELLPNERVRWQHSGSVPEAWIGTSILFELVDEGEQTFVNFTHASWKEATDFMAHCNTKWGIFLLSLKDAAETGRGSPFPNDTQIDHS; translated from the coding sequence ATGAAGGATATACGGCATAGAGTTGGGATTAAGTCTTCTGCAGATAAAATTTATCATTTGTTGACCACAGATACGGGACTCGCCCAGTGGTGGACTAATGATGTTTCAGGCGCTGGTGAGATAAGCGCTGTGATTAAATTTCGCTTTAATGGGGGCGGACCTGACTTTACTGTTGTGGAGTTACTCCCTAATGAGCGAGTCCGCTGGCAGCATTCAGGTAGTGTGCCTGAAGCTTGGATCGGCACAAGCATCTTATTTGAACTTGTTGATGAGGGAGAACAAACCTTTGTCAACTTCACCCATGCCAGCTGGAAAGAAGCCACAGACTTTATGGCTCATTGTAATACCAAGTGGGGGATATTCTTACTGAGTCTTAAAGATGCTGCGGAAACGGGTAGAGGTTCGCCTTTTCCAAATGATACTCAGATAGATCACTCATGA
- a CDS encoding HupE/UreJ family protein, giving the protein MSRFWANTIKLSTGLLVSVLGLFVSFSLSAHGVDENTKQFLILNEGISILPFIYIGAKHMVTGYDHLLFLVGVIFFLFKTKDVLIYVSLFTLGHSITLLFGVLNDIQVNPYLIDAIIGLSIVYKGFDNLGGFKRIFGSQPNTKLAVLLFGLFHGFGLATKIQEFDLPQEGLVPNILAFNLGVEIGQFLVLGAVVILMSFWRRQRSYFQFSTTTNTLLMSAGLMLVGFQLTGYFIN; this is encoded by the coding sequence ATGAGCCGTTTTTGGGCTAACACCATCAAATTGTCTACGGGGTTATTGGTCAGTGTATTAGGACTTTTTGTGTCGTTCTCATTATCAGCCCACGGGGTTGATGAGAATACCAAGCAGTTTTTAATTCTCAATGAAGGGATCTCTATCTTGCCCTTTATCTATATCGGTGCCAAACATATGGTGACCGGGTATGATCATCTGTTATTTTTGGTCGGAGTGATATTTTTTCTCTTTAAAACCAAAGATGTTTTAATTTATGTGAGCCTATTTACCTTAGGCCACAGCATCACCTTGCTGTTTGGCGTGCTTAATGACATTCAGGTCAATCCCTATCTTATCGATGCCATTATCGGCCTCTCTATTGTGTATAAGGGCTTTGATAATTTAGGTGGTTTTAAGCGAATATTTGGCTCCCAGCCCAATACTAAGCTGGCGGTTCTGCTTTTTGGTCTGTTTCATGGTTTCGGTCTTGCCACTAAAATTCAAGAGTTTGACCTGCCCCAAGAAGGTTTAGTACCTAATATATTAGCCTTTAATTTAGGGGTTGAGATAGGTCAATTTCTGGTTCTAGGTGCCGTGGTTATCTTGATGAGCTTCTGGCGACGACAGCGGAGTTATTTTCAGTTTTCTACCACGACAAATACACTGTTAATGAGTGCAGGCTTGATGTTAGTGGGTTTTCAATTAACGGGCTATTTTATCAATTAG
- a CDS encoding thiamine pyrophosphate-dependent enzyme: MAKSRVWYKVLENKDELLEGRVMSVTAGHQVLCLSHFEGKYSALDNRCPHQGGPLGEGSIEKGLLRCPWHGWEFHPCSGIPPGGFSDGIQTFEVKVEGDSILVAIEEEADHQPTISDVMVETMVNWGVNRVFGMVGHSNLGMADALRRQEEQGKLKFIGIRHEGAASFAASAYGKLTGKPAACFAIAGPGSTNMFTGLWDAKVDRAPILALTGQVATQVVGTGNFQEVDLVRAFDSVAEFNHRVEHRSKHSELMSLAIKTAIIKRDVAHLTFPDEVQELPLAHNERAQNDEERITSFTISPPLESVEKALNMLNQSSKPAIVVGHGARFHMKEIIEFAEKLNCPVMTTFKAKGQISDHHPLGCGVLGRSGTPIASWFMNEADLLLVIGASFSNHSGITPKKPTIQIDFDPMALSKFHKIDAAVWGEISVSVKILAAQMSNFDNKLDRTSDIKQRSDIWDAEKAKRLTEARGKGVSSISVFDALSKLTPDNAVVCVDVGNNAYSLGRYFESKQQTFLMSGYLGSIGFAFPAAMGAWAAVGNQRPIIAVAGDGGFCQYLAELTTAVKYKMPIKAIILNNSELGKISKEQRAGEFDVWATDLVNPNFSEYANSCGALGIRVIDDARLVEAMKTIMEHQGPALLEIITDVGLI, translated from the coding sequence ATGGCTAAAAGTAGAGTGTGGTACAAAGTTCTTGAGAATAAAGATGAGCTCCTAGAGGGACGAGTCATGTCAGTAACAGCAGGACACCAAGTCCTCTGCTTAAGTCATTTTGAAGGCAAATATTCAGCCTTAGATAATCGTTGCCCTCATCAAGGTGGACCATTAGGTGAAGGGTCGATCGAGAAAGGTTTATTGCGTTGTCCCTGGCATGGTTGGGAATTCCATCCTTGCTCCGGTATCCCTCCTGGTGGATTTAGCGATGGTATTCAGACATTCGAAGTAAAAGTAGAGGGTGATAGTATTCTAGTTGCCATTGAAGAGGAGGCAGATCATCAACCCACCATCTCTGACGTCATGGTTGAAACTATGGTCAACTGGGGCGTTAACCGTGTATTTGGCATGGTTGGTCACTCAAATCTCGGAATGGCTGATGCACTTAGACGTCAGGAGGAGCAAGGCAAGCTTAAGTTTATCGGTATACGCCACGAAGGGGCCGCCTCTTTTGCAGCCTCAGCCTATGGCAAGTTAACGGGCAAACCCGCGGCCTGTTTTGCCATTGCAGGCCCAGGTTCAACGAATATGTTTACCGGCCTTTGGGATGCAAAAGTCGACCGAGCCCCCATCTTAGCCTTAACTGGGCAGGTGGCTACCCAAGTCGTAGGAACTGGCAATTTTCAGGAGGTCGATCTGGTTAGAGCATTTGATTCTGTGGCCGAATTTAATCACAGAGTTGAACACAGAAGTAAACATAGCGAATTGATGAGTTTGGCCATTAAAACGGCAATCATAAAGCGCGATGTGGCCCACCTAACCTTCCCCGATGAAGTTCAGGAACTCCCACTAGCCCACAATGAGCGCGCCCAAAACGATGAGGAGAGGATCACCAGTTTTACCATATCGCCTCCCCTGGAGAGTGTTGAAAAAGCCCTGAATATGCTCAATCAATCAAGCAAACCTGCCATAGTTGTCGGTCACGGTGCTAGATTCCATATGAAGGAGATCATCGAGTTTGCCGAGAAGCTAAACTGTCCAGTGATGACAACTTTTAAAGCGAAAGGTCAAATCTCCGATCATCATCCACTGGGCTGTGGTGTATTGGGTCGCAGCGGGACCCCCATCGCATCTTGGTTTATGAATGAAGCCGATCTGTTACTGGTTATTGGTGCATCATTTTCAAACCACAGTGGGATCACCCCTAAAAAACCGACCATTCAGATAGACTTCGACCCTATGGCGTTAAGTAAATTCCATAAAATTGATGCTGCGGTTTGGGGCGAGATTTCAGTTTCCGTTAAGATATTAGCGGCACAAATGTCGAATTTTGACAATAAACTTGACCGAACTTCAGATATCAAACAACGCAGTGATATTTGGGATGCCGAAAAGGCCAAGCGCCTGACAGAAGCCAGAGGCAAAGGGGTCAGCTCAATATCAGTTTTCGATGCTCTATCTAAACTCACTCCCGATAATGCCGTCGTGTGCGTCGATGTTGGCAACAATGCCTATTCACTCGGTCGATATTTTGAGAGCAAGCAACAAACATTCTTGATGTCAGGATACTTAGGTTCCATCGGCTTCGCTTTTCCCGCAGCAATGGGCGCATGGGCAGCCGTTGGCAACCAAAGGCCCATCATCGCGGTTGCCGGTGACGGAGGCTTCTGTCAATACTTAGCCGAGCTCACCACAGCGGTAAAATATAAGATGCCTATTAAAGCGATAATCTTAAATAACAGTGAATTAGGTAAGATTTCTAAGGAGCAGAGAGCAGGAGAGTTTGATGTTTGGGCCACCGATTTAGTTAATCCCAACTTCTCTGAATACGCTAACTCCTGTGGTGCACTTGGCATACGTGTCATCGACGATGCAAGGCTTGTCGAAGCGATGAAAACCATAATGGAACATCAAGGGCCTGCATTACTTGAAATAATCACAGATGTAGGTTTGATTTAA
- a CDS encoding dihydrodipicolinate synthase family protein: MTKTTIELKGIITYPITPFNHTGGIDVVKLEQLIEQLIYAGSNAIAPLGSTGESAYLNDEEWTLVASTCVKKIANRVPVIVGISELTTQNAIKRAKIAEKVGADAIMVLPASYWKLSDDEIFQHYVSIAEAINLPVMVYNNPATSGIDMSPELIVSMFKSISNVTMVKESSGDIQRMHKIRQLSNNELPFYNGCNPLALEAFAAGATGWCTAAPNLISTWPLKLYEAFQAEDITLARELFYLQLPILEFILKGGLPSTIKAGLKSNGFDVGNPRKPVFPLSPPQITKLNKLLKELATTES, encoded by the coding sequence ATGACTAAAACCACGATAGAGCTCAAAGGTATCATCACCTACCCCATCACACCATTTAACCACACTGGCGGTATAGATGTGGTGAAATTAGAACAACTGATCGAGCAGCTCATTTATGCAGGCTCTAACGCCATAGCGCCACTTGGCAGCACGGGAGAAAGCGCATATTTAAATGATGAAGAGTGGACACTAGTCGCATCGACCTGCGTTAAAAAGATCGCCAATAGAGTCCCAGTTATTGTCGGGATTTCTGAACTCACGACTCAAAATGCCATAAAACGAGCGAAAATAGCAGAAAAAGTGGGGGCTGATGCCATCATGGTACTGCCAGCTTCCTACTGGAAACTGTCTGATGATGAGATTTTTCAGCACTATGTCTCAATTGCAGAAGCTATCAATCTGCCAGTCATGGTCTATAACAATCCAGCCACGAGCGGTATCGATATGTCACCTGAATTGATCGTAAGTATGTTCAAATCCATAAGCAATGTCACCATGGTCAAAGAGAGTAGCGGTGATATACAGCGCATGCACAAAATACGTCAATTATCGAACAACGAACTGCCATTTTATAATGGTTGTAATCCTCTTGCTCTTGAAGCATTTGCCGCAGGAGCGACAGGCTGGTGTACCGCTGCGCCTAACCTTATCTCCACTTGGCCGCTCAAGTTATATGAAGCTTTTCAAGCTGAAGATATCACCCTGGCACGCGAACTTTTCTATCTCCAATTGCCTATTTTGGAATTCATCTTAAAAGGGGGATTACCCAGCACCATAAAAGCAGGGTTAAAAAGTAACGGCTTTGATGTCGGCAATCCGAGAAAGCCTGTATTTCCTTTAAGCCCACCTCAGATCACTAAACTCAATAAGCTGCTAAAAGAACTAGCAACAACTGAAAGTTAG